CGCCCACACAGGTTCTGGCTGGCGGCGGCGCAGATGTAACCGTTGACTGGATGCCATCTGCATTGTCAGCACGCGAAAAAGGCTTGCCGATGGTGAACATCGCCCAGCCGTTCAAAAGCTCTGGCATGATGTTGACCTGCCGCAAAGATGCAGGCGTGACCAGCACAGACGATTTCAAAGGCAAAACGCTGGGCGTATGGTTCTTTGGCAACGAATTCCCGTTCCTGAGCTGGATGAGCAAACTGGGCATTTCGACCGATGGCGGCGATGATGGCGTCACGGTGCTCAAGCAGGGTTTCAACGTGGATCCGCTTTTGCAGAAACAGGCCGCTTGCGTGTCCACCATGACCTACAACGAATACTGGCAGGTGATTGATGCGGGTCTGACACCGGACGATCTGCAGGTGTTCAAATACGAAGACCAAGGCGTCGCGACGCTGGAGGATGGCCTGTATGTTCTCGAAGACAAACTGTCTGATCCGGCGTTTGAAGACAAAATGGTCCGCTTTGTACGGGCGTCCATGAAGGGCTGGAAATATGCGGAATCCAATCCGGATGAAGCCGCGGAAATCGTTCTGGACAACGATGCATCCGGCGCACAGACGGAAATGCACCAAAAGCGCATGATGGGCGAAGTGGCCAAGCTGACCGCGGGCAGCAACGGCGCACTTGATCCGGCCGATTATGAGCGCACGGTGGCATCCTTGCTGTCTGGTGGTTCCGATCCGGTGATCTCCAAAGCGCCTGAAGGGGCCTGGACACATCAGATTACGGACAAAGCGCTGAACTAAAACGACCTTGTATTGAGACGCGAGAGGGCTGGCCACTCGCCGGCCCTTTTCATTTTGAGGAATAACCGATGAAAAAGGTAAAGGGCGATTTGATCGCCTTGGCACAGGCCGGTGCTTTTGATGTGATCGTGCATGGCTGCAACTGCTTTTGCACCATGGGCGCAGGAATCGCACGAGGAATAGCGAAGACATTCCCCGAAGCGCTGGCGGAAGACAAAAGAACGGGTAAGGGGGATCGCGGCAAGTTGGGCCAGATCTCGGTTGCCGAGATTGCACAGGGTGATCTTCGGCTGACGGTGGTCAATGCCTACACCCAGTTTGATTGGCGCGGGCAGGGGCGGAAGGCAGACTATGATGCAATTCGCAGCAGCTTTTCCATCATTGCAGATCGGTTTGCCGGAAAGCGGATCGGCTTTCCGATGATCGGCGCAGGGCTGGCGGGCGGAGACTGGCAGGTGATCGAAGGCATTATCGAAGCTGAGTTGGCCGGGCTCGATTACACATTGGTTGTCTTTGACAGCTAGTATCCTGAGCCTAAGTAAAAAGGGCCGGCGCAACGCCAGCCCTTTCCATCAAACGAATACGCGGCAGGTCTTATAGAACTGTCACAACTGTCCCGACGGGCACACGTTCGTACAGGTCTTTCACGTGCTCATTCAGCATCCGGATACAGCCGTTGG
This window of the Sulfitobacter mediterraneus genome carries:
- a CDS encoding ABC transporter substrate-binding protein: MKKFTKLAAGAALGLWGTMAQAADDVTLQLKWVTQAQFAGYYVALDKGFYEEEGLNVTIKPGGPDIAPTQVLAGGGADVTVDWMPSALSAREKGLPMVNIAQPFKSSGMMLTCRKDAGVTSTDDFKGKTLGVWFFGNEFPFLSWMSKLGISTDGGDDGVTVLKQGFNVDPLLQKQAACVSTMTYNEYWQVIDAGLTPDDLQVFKYEDQGVATLEDGLYVLEDKLSDPAFEDKMVRFVRASMKGWKYAESNPDEAAEIVLDNDASGAQTEMHQKRMMGEVAKLTAGSNGALDPADYERTVASLLSGGSDPVISKAPEGAWTHQITDKALN
- a CDS encoding macro domain-containing protein, whose amino-acid sequence is MKKVKGDLIALAQAGAFDVIVHGCNCFCTMGAGIARGIAKTFPEALAEDKRTGKGDRGKLGQISVAEIAQGDLRLTVVNAYTQFDWRGQGRKADYDAIRSSFSIIADRFAGKRIGFPMIGAGLAGGDWQVIEGIIEAELAGLDYTLVVFDS